The sequence below is a genomic window from Halomonas halophila.
AGGACGGCCTGGGCCAGCACCTGGCCTGCAAGGGCGTGGCCAAGGCGCTGCTGACCGCACCGGGCAAGGGCGACCTCAAGAACATCGTCTACGGCATCAATCATCAGGACATCAGCGACGATGACCGCATCATCTCGGCCGCGTCCTGTACCACCAATGCCATCGTGCCGGCCCTCAAGGCGCTGAACGACGAGTACGGCATCGTCCATGGCCACGTCGAGACGGTGCACTCCTACACCAACGACCAGAACCTGATCGACAACTACCACAAGGGCGACCGCCGCGGCCGCAGTGCGCCGCTCAACATGGTGCTGACCGAAACCGGGGCCGCCAAGGCAGTAGCCAAGGCGCTGCCGGAGCTGGGCGGCAAGCTGACCGGCAACGCCATCCGCGTGCCGACGCCAAACGTCTCCATGGCGATCCTCAACCTGACCCTGGAGCGCGAGACCGACGTCGAGGCCCTGAACGACTACCTGCGCCGCATGTCGATCGACTCTCAGTATCAGAAGCAGATCGACTACGTCGACTCCCCCGAGGTGGTGTCCACCGACTTCGTCGGCAATCGTCACGCCGGCATCGTCGACGCCCAGGCGACCATCGCCAACGGCAACCATGCCGTCCTCTACGTGTGGTACGACAACGAGTTCGGCTACAGCTGCCAGGTGATCCGTATCCTGCAGCACATTTCCAACGTGGCCTTCCTCAAGCTGCCCCACGCTCAGGGCTGAGCCTTCCCGGCCCGTCGCACCCCGCCCCGGCCGTCGGCCGGGGCCTCCCCAACCGCCTCTCCCTCAACGCTTTTTCCACCCTTCTGCGACACTTCGCCACTTGCCCCCGATGGACTTCTGCGACCTTCCGGCAGGTAGTCATTCCACTGGCTTCTCTTTATAATGCGGGGGATTTTTCGGGGTGGTTCGAGTTCGCCTCGGGCCCGACTGGTTACATTCTGAACAACTCACAAGAATCCGATCCAATCGCACCCCTTTCCTTCGTATATCAGATCCATCAACTGGGCGAGACTATGATCGAAGTCAAGAAAGGCCTGGATCTCCCCATCACGGGAGCCCCGGAGCAGCGTGTCGAAGACGCGCGTCCGGTGCGCCACGTGGCGGTTCTCGGTACCGACTACATCGGCATGAAGCCGACCATGGAGGTTCGAGAGGGGGACAAGGTCAAGCTGGGCGACCTGCTGTTCACGGACAAGAAGATCGATGGCGTGCGCTTCACGGCGCCGGCCGGCGGTGAAGTCGTCGCCATCAACCGCGGTGAGAAGCGCAGGCTGCTGTCCGTGGTGATCAAGGTCGACGAGTCCGAAGACGCAGTGGAATTCGCCTCCTACAGCCGTGACAAGCTGGCCTCCCTGGAGCGTCAGGCAGTGGTCGACCAGCTGGTCGAATCCGGTCTCTGGACCGCGCTGCGCACCCGTCCCTTCTCCCGCACGCCGGCCATCGATGGTGTGCCGAACGACATCTTCGTCACCGCCATCGATACCCATCCGCTGTCCGCCGACCCCGCCACGATCGTCCAGGCCGAGTCCCAGGCCTTCGAGGACGGCCTCAAGGTGCTGACGCGTCTGACAGAAGGCAAGGTCTTCCTGTGCGGCGCGCAGGGCGCCGAGCTCCCGGGAGGCGACGTTCAGGGCGTGCAGGCCGAGAGCTTCGGCGGCCCGCATCCGGCCGGCCTGGTGGGCACGCACATCCATCATCTCTCGCCCGTGGGCCTGCAGAAGAAGGTCTGGCACATCGGCTACCAGGACGTCATCGCCTTCGGCAAGCTGTTCACCGAGGGCAAGCTCGACGTCAGCCGCGTGGTGGCCGTGGGCGGTCCGCGTGCCGAGCAGCCGCGCCTGCTGCGCACCCGCGTCGGGGCCAGTACCGAAGAGCTGCTGGCCGGCGAGGTCCGCGAGCCCGATGACACGCGAGTGATCTCCGGTTCGGTGTTCTCCGGTTTCACCGCCGAGGGCAGCCTGCGCTACGTGGGCCGCTTCAACACCCAGCTCAGTCTGCTCGAGGAAGGCAACAAGCGCAGCTTCATGGGCTGGCTGTCGCCGGGTTCGAACCGCCATTCGGTGCTGGGCATCTACCTTTCGCGCATCAAGGGCCTCAAGAACTACGCACCGACCACCTCCACCAACGGGTCCGAGCGGGCCATGGTGCCGGTAGGGGCCTACGAGGAAGTGATGCCGCTGGACATCCTGCCCACCCAGCTGCTGCGCTCGCTGATCGTCGGCGACATCGAGACCGCCATGCAGCTCGGTTGCCTGGAGCTGGATGAGGAGGACCTGGCGCTGTGCACCTACGTGTGCCCCGGCAAGTACGAGTATGGTCCCATCCTGCGCGATAACCTCACCATGATCGAGAAAGAGGCCTGATGATGGGTATCCGACAGACACTCGAGAATCTCGAGCCGCACTTTCACAAGGGCGGCAAATACGAGAAGTTCTACCCGCTTTTCGAGGCGGTGGACACCATCTTCTACACGCCGCCCAGCGTCGCCAAGACCACGGCCCACGTGCGTGACGGCATCGACCTGAAGCGCATCATGATCACGGTGTGGCTCTGCACCTTCCCGGCCATGTTCTTCGGCATGTGGAACGCCGGCTGGCAGGCCAACGTGGCCATCGCCGACGGCTTCGGCGCCGCCGGCGGCTGGCGCGAGGCCATCGTCATGACCCTGGCGGGCGGCCACGACCCGGCGAGCCTGTGGGGCAACTTCGTGCTTGGTGCCACCTACTTCCTGCCGATCTACCTGGTGACCTTCGCGGTCGGTGGCTTCTGGGAAGTGCTGTTCGCCGTCAAGCGCGGCCACGAGGTCAACGAGGGCTTCTTCGTCACCTCCGTGCTGTATGCCCTGATCCTGCCGGCCACCATCCCGCTGTGGCAGGTGGCGCTCGGCATCACCTTCGGCGTGGTGATCGGCAAGGAGATCTTCGGCGGCACCGGCAAGAACTTCCTCAACCCGGCGCTGACCGGTCGTGCCTTCCTGTACTTCGCCTATCCGGCACAGATCTCCGGCGACTCCGTGTGGGTGGCCGCCGATGGCTACACCGGCGCCACCGCGCTCTCCACCGCCTTCCAGAGCGGCATGAGCGCGCTGACCGACCAGTTCAGCTGGTGGGACGCCTTCTACGGCTTCATCCCGGGCTCGGTGGGCGAGACCTCGACGCTGGCCATCCTGATCGGCGCCGCGGTGCTGCTGTGGACCAAGATCGCGTCCTGGCGGATCATGCTGGGCGTGTTCCTGGGCATGGTGGCGACCAGCCTGCTGTTCAACCTGG
It includes:
- a CDS encoding Na(+)-translocating NADH-quinone reductase subunit A encodes the protein MIEVKKGLDLPITGAPEQRVEDARPVRHVAVLGTDYIGMKPTMEVREGDKVKLGDLLFTDKKIDGVRFTAPAGGEVVAINRGEKRRLLSVVIKVDESEDAVEFASYSRDKLASLERQAVVDQLVESGLWTALRTRPFSRTPAIDGVPNDIFVTAIDTHPLSADPATIVQAESQAFEDGLKVLTRLTEGKVFLCGAQGAELPGGDVQGVQAESFGGPHPAGLVGTHIHHLSPVGLQKKVWHIGYQDVIAFGKLFTEGKLDVSRVVAVGGPRAEQPRLLRTRVGASTEELLAGEVREPDDTRVISGSVFSGFTAEGSLRYVGRFNTQLSLLEEGNKRSFMGWLSPGSNRHSVLGIYLSRIKGLKNYAPTTSTNGSERAMVPVGAYEEVMPLDILPTQLLRSLIVGDIETAMQLGCLELDEEDLALCTYVCPGKYEYGPILRDNLTMIEKEA
- a CDS encoding NADH:ubiquinone reductase (Na(+)-transporting) subunit B, with product MMGIRQTLENLEPHFHKGGKYEKFYPLFEAVDTIFYTPPSVAKTTAHVRDGIDLKRIMITVWLCTFPAMFFGMWNAGWQANVAIADGFGAAGGWREAIVMTLAGGHDPASLWGNFVLGATYFLPIYLVTFAVGGFWEVLFAVKRGHEVNEGFFVTSVLYALILPATIPLWQVALGITFGVVIGKEIFGGTGKNFLNPALTGRAFLYFAYPAQISGDSVWVAADGYTGATALSTAFQSGMSALTDQFSWWDAFYGFIPGSVGETSTLAILIGAAVLLWTKIASWRIMLGVFLGMVATSLLFNLVGSDTNPMFAMPWYWHLVIGGFAFGMVFMATDPVSASMTNQGRFIFGTLIGVMTVLIRVVNPAFPEGIMLAILFANLFAPLIDHFFVQANIKRRQQRTGVPAEENA